Below is a window of Mycolicibacterium chitae DNA.
CTGCTCGCTGCAGCGTCGCTTCCAGAAGCTGGTGGAAGAGGCCCCGGCGCCGTTCCTCACCGACGCGCAGCGCAAGGAGATCCACGAGTCCGCCAAGCGCATCTGCAAGGAGGCCGGTTACTACGGCGCCGGCACCGTCGAGTACCTGGTCGGCCAGGACGGCCTGATCAGCTTCCTCGAGGTGAACACCCGCCTGCAGGTCGAGCACCCGGTCACCGAGGAGACCGCGGGCATCGACCTGGTGCGCCAGCAGTTCCTCATCGCCAACGGCGAGAAGCTGGACATCACCGAGGATCCCACCCCGCGCGGGCACTCCTTCGAGTTCCGCATCAACGGCGAGGACGCCGGCCGCGGGTTCCTGCCCGCCCCCGGACCGGTCAACAAGTTCACCCCGCCGACGGGCCCGGGCGTGCGCCTGGATTCCGGCGTGGAGAGTGGCTCGGTGATCGGCGGCCAGTTCGACTCGATGCTGGCCAAGCTGATCGTCACCGGCGCCAACCGCACCGAGGCGCTGGAGCGTTCGCGCCGCGCGCTGGCCGAGTTCGAGATCGAGGGTCTGGCCACCGTGATCCCGTTCCACCGCGCCGTGGTCTCCGACCCGGCCTTCATCGGTGACGACAACGGCTTCTCGGTGCACACCCGCTGGATCGAGACCGAGTGGGAGAACACCGTCGAGCCGTTCACCGGCGGCGGCGAGGTCGACGCCGAGGAAGAGCAGCCGCGGCAGAAGGTGGTCGTCGAGGTCGGCGGCCGCCGTCTCGAGGTGTCGCTGCCCGGCGACATGGCCATCGGCAACGGTGGCGGGCCCGCCCACGGCGCCCTCCGCAAGAAGCCCAAGGCGCGCAAGCGCGGTGGGCACGGCGGCGCCGCGGCCTCCGGCGATTCGGTGACCGCGCCCATGCAGGGCACCGTCGTCAAGGTCGCCGTCGAGGAGGGCCAGCAGGTTTCGGCCGGCGACCTGGTGGTGGTGCTCGAGGCCATGAAGATGGAGAACCCCGTCACCGCGCACAAGGACGGCACCGTCACGGGCCTGTCCGTCGAGGCCGGCGCCGCGGTCACCCAGGGCACCGTGGTCTGCGAACTCAAGGACTGACGCCCGAGCTGTTCGCGATGGAACCCGTCGAGATCAACGCCGGCAACTGGTATCTGCGGGCGGTGCGGGCCGACGAGCGAATGGACGACCGGCCCTCGCTGGCCCAACTCGGCGAGACCGACGACGGCTACGTCGGCCGGGTCGAACAGCAGTGGGCCGACGACACCCGGTACGCCTGGGCGGTGTGCGAACCCACCACCGGGGAGATGCTCGCCGAGGTGGCGCTGTGCCCCCGCACCGGCGCCATCGACACCCGCGCCCGCCCCGAGCACGACGAGGCGGCCCACGCCGCGGCCGAGGCCGTGACCCGATTCGCCGCCTCCTGCGGGATCGCCGACGCGCACCTAAGGTCGTAGGGGTGTCCACGCCGCAGATCGTCACCGTCACCGGGGCCGCCGGCCAGATCGGCTACGCCGCGCTGTTCCGCATCGCCGCCGGGGCCATGCTGGGGCATGACACCCCGGTGGTCCTGCGCCTGTTGGAACTGCCCGCCTCCGTCCGCGCCGCCGAGGGCGTGGTGATGGAACTCGACGACGGCGCCTTTCCGCTGTTGGCGGGCACCGAGATCCACGACGATCCGACCAAGGCGTTCGACGGGGTGGACGTCGCGCTGCTGATCGGGGCCAAGCCGCGTAGCAAGGGCATGGAACGCGCCGACCTGTTGTCCGCCAACGCGCAGATCTTCGCCAACGCGGGCAAGGCGCTCAACGACGGCGCCGGCTCGCAGGTGCGAATCCTGGTGGTGGGCAACCCGGCCAACACCAACACGCTGGTGGCCGCCGCGCACGCCCCGGACATCCCCGCCGACCGGTTCACCGCCCTGACCCGGCTGGACCACAATCGCGCGGTGGCCGCGCTGGCCCGGCACGCGCAGGTGCCGGTCACCGAGATCACCCGCATGTCGATCTGGGGGAATCACTCCCCCACCCAGTACCCGGACATCTTCCACGCCACCGTGGCCGGCCGGTCCGGCGCCGACTATGCCGCCGACACCCATTGGCTCAGCGACGATTTCATCCCCACCGTGGCGCGCCGCGGCACCGCGATCATCGAGGCGCGCGGCGCGAGTTCGGCCGCCTCGGCGGCCAACGGTGCCATCGACCACATCGACGACTGGGTCCACGGCACCCCCGAGGACGACTGGACCTCGGTGGCGTTGCCGTCGCCCGGCATCTATGGGGTCGACGAGGGATTGGTGTGTTCGTTCCCGTGCCGTTCGGTCGACGGGCGCTGGGCGATTGTCGAGGGCCTCGACATCAACTCGTTCTCCCGGGCCCGCATCGACGCCTCGGTCGCCGAATTGCGTTCCGAGCGTGACGCAGTGGCCGCGCTGGGCCTGCTGCCGTCCTGATACTCAGGGGGTGTCTACTCAGGGGTGTCTACTCAGGGGTGTCGATGTCCCGGCCGTCGGCCAGGTCGGAACACTCGACGGCGACCACATCGGAGCGGGCGGCCAGGAAGTCGCGGGCGCCGTGGTCGCCGCGCAGGCTCGCGAGAACCGCGGGCCAGTGCGCGGCCGCGATGACCACGGGATGACCCGGTCGGCCCGCGAAGAACGCTCGGGCCACGCCGGATTCGGCTCCGTGCGCCGCCGCCAGCAGGCGGGCCACCACCTCGGCGCCCACATCCGGGGTGTCCACGACGTGCAGCACCGCGTACTCGCCGTCTGCGGCGGTCAGCCCCGCGCGCACCGAGGCGCTCATCCCGTCGGCCCAGTCCTCCGCGAGCACCGCGCGCGCCGGGGGCGGCACCTCGACCACGGCCGCGCCCAGCACCACCAGCACGTCGTCACAGCCGCCGTCGGCCAGCGCGGTCACCGCGCGACGCAGCCAATCGCCCTGCTCGGCAAGGACTTTCGGCATGCCATAGCGCGATCCAGCGCCGGCCGCCAACACGATGCCCACGGCCGAGTGCGGTGCGGACACGGCCGGCTATTCCAGCTGATCGCGCAGCCGGCCCAGGGCCCGGGCCAGCAGCCGCGACACGTGCATCTGCGACACCCCGACCCGCTCGGCGATCTGGGTCTGGGTCATCGATTCGAAGAAGCGCAGCACCACCACGACCCGCTCGCGCTCGGGCAGCGATTCCAGCAGCGGCCGCAACGCCTCCCGGTTCTCGATCTGGTCGAGCGTGGTGTCCACATCGCCCAGGCTGTCGGCGATCGCGGGGGCGTCCTCGTCCCCACCGCCGCCGCCGCTGTCGATCGACAAGGTGTTGTAGGAGCTGCCGGCGACCAGGCCTTCGACCACTTCGTTGCGGTCCATTTCCAGCTCGGTGGCCAACTCGCTGGGCGTGGGCGCCCGGCCGAGGCGTTGGGACAGTTCCGCGGTGGCCGTACCCAGCCGCAGGTGCAGTTCCTTGAGCCGCCGCGGCACCTTCACCGACCAGCTGTTGTCCCGGAAGTGGCGGCGGACCTCGCCCATTATCGTCGGGACGGCGAACGACACGAAGTCCGATCCGGCGTTCACGTCGAACCGGATGACGGCGTTGACCAGGCCGACGCGCGCCACCTGCACCAGGTCGTCGCGCGGTTCCCCGCGCCCGTCGAACCGGCGGGCAATGTGGTCGGCCAGCGGCAGGCACCGTTCCACGATCCTGTCGCGCTGGCGCCGGAACGGCGGCGAGTCCGGTTCCAGCTTCGCCAGCTCCCGGAACATGTCCGGGACGTCGGCGTACTCAGAGCTCGATCGCGTCCGCGACCGGCGGGCAGAGGAAGTCACCTCGCGGGGCTCACTCGCCTCGTGGTCAGTGCGATGCCGAACACCGGCACTGCCCCCTCGACATCGGCGCCGTCGCGGAACGTCCGCACGTCGTCGGTCAGCGAGGTCAGCACATGCCAGCTGAAGCTGCCCGAGGGGAGAATATCGTCGGTCGCGGTCGTTTCGGTGGAGACCTCGACGACGACCTCGTTGGGCCGCGGGTCGATCACCACCACCAGCGACGCATCCGGGCCGGCCGACCGGATCAGCCGGGTGCAGGCCTCGTCGACGGCGAGCCTGAGGTCGGCCACCGTGTCGAGGTCGAGGTCCTCGAAGGTGCTCACCGCTCCGATGATGGTGCGCAACACCGCAAGGCTCTCCAGCTGTGCGGTCACTCGCACTTCGACCGCGTTGACGGTCCGAGCGGAGCGGGAGTGGACGCGCGAGTCCGCGCTTTCGGCATTCGACATGTGGTGGCCTCCCGGCGATATCGAACCGAGACTACCGCAGCCCGGTGATCTGTTACGCACGCCGACGACCCCGCGCCGACATGCCGTTTCGGTCATCAATTCGTGTACAAGTCATCGTGGCAGCGAGTACCCCAAGGTGGCCGCGAACCAAACTGCCGCGGAGCAACGAGTTGATGACGAGTTGGCGTCGGCCAATGCGCCTGCCGCCGAATGTCCTTCGCGCCCCGGCGTCGGCCTCAGTCACCGAGGATCGGCCCGATCATCGCCGGAATCCCCATCAGGGTGATCAGCATGACCATCATGAGGAACCACCCCGCGCCCTGCCAGCCCCACCAGGTGCCCCTGGCGCGCCACACCCGGTAGGTGCGGTAGAACGCCCACAGTCCCGAGGCCATCAGGATCGCCGGTGCACCGAGTCCCAGCACCGTGCGCTGCGGCGCACCGCAGGCGAACGAGTCGGCGTCGGCCGTGGCACCGTCGCAGCCACCCACCCACACCGCGGCGATGACCAGGAACACCACGCCGATCACCGTGGCGATCGCGGCGAACCGGATGGCCGAGCGGACCTCGTCGTCTTCCTGGCCCAGTCGATCGCCGCCGCGCCGCTCTTGCGTGCTCATGGTTCTCCGTATCCTCTTCGTCTCGTTCGCCCTCGACGTATGCGTCGCACGCGCGAACCCCGCCGAGGCGGGGTGATTGCCGGGTTCCCGCCGGGCCACACCGGTAAACCTCGGAGTTGTCGGGGCCCACCTCTACGATCTCCAGGCGTGGTGCGGCGCAACATCCTCCGGCTGACGAAGCTCTACGTCGCCGTGGCCGTCGCGATCGCGGCGGGCGCCTACCTGTGCGGGCTCGACGCGAAGCTCAGCGTGGGGATCGGCGCCGCGGTTCCGGTGGCCGTGTACGCCGCGCCGCGCTTCCTGCGCGGCACGCTGACCGGGGTCCGCACGCCGGGGCGACGGGAGCACCCGGCCGAAGCGATGTCCGGCCTGGAGTTCGAGGATCACGTCGCCCGGGTCGCGCGCAGCTGCGGCGTCCCGGTGATCATGACCCCGCTCTCGGGCGACTGGGGGGTCGACCTCATCGTCGGCGCCCGTCCCAATCGAGTTGCCATCCAATGCAAACGGCAGTCGCGTCCGGTGGGTCCCGCGGCGGTGCAGGAGGTGGTGGCCGGCGCCCCGATGCAGGACTGCGTCGCGACCATGGTGGTGTCCAACCAGAGCTTCACCCCGGCAGCCGTCCAACTGGCCGAGTTGCACGGCTGCGTCCTGGTCGGCGGCGCCGATCTGCGGTATCTGCGGGCCACCATCCGGCGGCTGACCGCCCCGGGTGCGCGCACCGATTAGAGCGCGGCGCGGACCGCCTCGACGGCGGTGTCGAGTTCCTGGCGGCCCACCGTCAACGCGGGCCGGAACCGCACCGAATCCACGCCGCTGCCCAGCATGACCACGCCGCGGTCCCATAGTCGGCGCAGCAACTCGTCGCGGTCCTCGGGCGAGGGCAGGCTGAACGCACACATCAGGCCGCGGCCGCGCGGATCGAGCACGGTGTCGGGGAATTCCCGGGACAGTTCCTGCAGCCGGCCCAGCAGGTGGGCGCCCATGCGGGCCGCGTTGTCGAAAAGGGATTCGGCTTCGATGGTTTCCAGGATGCGCCGGCTGCGCACCATGTCGACGAGGTTGCCACCCCAGGTGGAGTTGATCCGCGAGCTGACCCGAAAGACGTTGTCGGCCACGGCGTCGATCCGACCGCCGGCCATCACCCCGCACACCTGGGTCTTCTTGCCGAATGCCACCAGATCGGGCTGCACCCCCAATTGCTGGTAGGCCCAGGCGGTTCCGGTGATCCCGCAGCCGGTCTGCACCTCGTCGAAGACCAGCAGCGCGTCGAACTCGTCGCACAACGCCCGCATCGCGGCGAAGAACTGCGGCCGGAAGTGTCGGTCGCCGCCCTCGCCCTGGATGGGTTCGGCGATGAAACACGCGATGTCGTGCGGGTGGGCCTCGAAGGCGGCGCGCGCCTGCCGCACCGCCTCGGCCTCGGCTGCGGCGACGTCGGTGTCCGGGCGCAGATATGGCGCGTCGATGCGCGGCCAGTCGAACTTCGGGAACCGCGCGACCTTGGCCGGATCGGTGTTGGTCAGCGACATCGTGTAGCCGGAGCGACCATGGAAGGCCCCGCGCAGATGCAGCACCTTCGTGCCCAGGGCCGGGTCGATCCCGCGGGCCTCGTTGAACCGGCTCTTCCAGTCGAAGGCGGCCTTGAGCGCGTTCTCGACGGCCAGGGCGCCGCCGTCGATGAAGAACAGGTGCGGCAGGGCGGGGTCCCCGAGCACCCGGGCGAAGGTGTCGACGAAGCGGGCCATCGGCACGGTGTAGATGTCGGAGTTCGACGGCTTGTTGATCGCGACGGCGGCCAGTTCGGCCCGGAACCCGGGGTCGTCGGCGAGCGCGGGATGGTTCATGCCCAGCGCGGACGAGGCGAAGAAGGTGAACATGTCCAGATGGCGTCGGCCGGTGCGTTCATCGACCAGGTAGGAGCCGGACGACCGTTCCAGATCGAGGACCATGTCCATACCATCTGCCAACATCCGCCGGCCTACCACCGTCGGGACCGCGCTCGCGTCTATCCGCATGGCCCCACGGTCACACCGACTCGTAAAAAGTTCGGTCATACGCCCGATAGTACCGTAATTTTTCCAGCCTGATGCGAACTTAAGGGCAGGACCACCGGCTGCGACCGTCGCACACGTCGCCCCCAGGGTCGCCGCGTTTAGCCGGCCCACATCTGCGCATACGTAGACTCACGTCCATCAGAAAGAGAATCCGGATGGAAATCCCGACCGCGGGTCTGCGAATCCCCCCGCCGCTCCCCGCCGCCGCCACTGGACGCCGGAGAAAGAGCCGGTGCGGCAATGATTTCCACGCCCGGTGCCGCCCCGTCGAGACGGCGGCAGGGCGGCCGAACGAGGCCGGGGTACGACGACCCGCCCCCGAGACGGAAGCGCTCAGTCGTCGGTGGCGTCGTCGATGGCAAGGACACCGATCCGGACCAGGACGGCGTAGAAGTGCTCGACCGCGGGGGTCAACAGTCGGACGCCGG
It encodes the following:
- a CDS encoding RNA polymerase sigma factor SigF; its protein translation is MFRELAKLEPDSPPFRRQRDRIVERCLPLADHIARRFDGRGEPRDDLVQVARVGLVNAVIRFDVNAGSDFVSFAVPTIMGEVRRHFRDNSWSVKVPRRLKELHLRLGTATAELSQRLGRAPTPSELATELEMDRNEVVEGLVAGSSYNTLSIDSGGGGGDEDAPAIADSLGDVDTTLDQIENREALRPLLESLPERERVVVVLRFFESMTQTQIAERVGVSQMHVSRLLARALGRLRDQLE
- a CDS encoding restriction endonuclease, with product MVRRNILRLTKLYVAVAVAIAAGAYLCGLDAKLSVGIGAAVPVAVYAAPRFLRGTLTGVRTPGRREHPAEAMSGLEFEDHVARVARSCGVPVIMTPLSGDWGVDLIVGARPNRVAIQCKRQSRPVGPAAVQEVVAGAPMQDCVATMVVSNQSFTPAAVQLAELHGCVLVGGADLRYLRATIRRLTAPGARTD
- a CDS encoding ATP-binding protein, whose amino-acid sequence is MSNAESADSRVHSRSARTVNAVEVRVTAQLESLAVLRTIIGAVSTFEDLDLDTVADLRLAVDEACTRLIRSAGPDASLVVVIDPRPNEVVVEVSTETTATDDILPSGSFSWHVLTSLTDDVRTFRDGADVEGAVPVFGIALTTRRVSPAR
- a CDS encoding acetyl/propionyl/methylcrotonyl-CoA carboxylase subunit alpha, giving the protein MPSHASSTITKVLVANRGEIAVRVIRAAKDAGLESVAVYAEPDADAPHVRLADEAFALGGQTSAESYLDFGKLLNAAEQSGANAIHPGYGFLSENAEFAQAVLDAGLIWIGPSPQSIRDLGDKVTARHIAARAEAPLVPGTPDPVKDADEVVAFAKEYGVPIAIKAAFGGGGRGMKVARTIEEIPELFESATREAVAAFGRGECFVERYLDKPRHVEAQVIADQHGNVIVAGTRDCSLQRRFQKLVEEAPAPFLTDAQRKEIHESAKRICKEAGYYGAGTVEYLVGQDGLISFLEVNTRLQVEHPVTEETAGIDLVRQQFLIANGEKLDITEDPTPRGHSFEFRINGEDAGRGFLPAPGPVNKFTPPTGPGVRLDSGVESGSVIGGQFDSMLAKLIVTGANRTEALERSRRALAEFEIEGLATVIPFHRAVVSDPAFIGDDNGFSVHTRWIETEWENTVEPFTGGGEVDAEEEQPRQKVVVEVGGRRLEVSLPGDMAIGNGGGPAHGALRKKPKARKRGGHGGAAASGDSVTAPMQGTVVKVAVEEGQQVSAGDLVVVLEAMKMENPVTAHKDGTVTGLSVEAGAAVTQGTVVCELKD
- a CDS encoding malate dehydrogenase, whose protein sequence is MSTPQIVTVTGAAGQIGYAALFRIAAGAMLGHDTPVVLRLLELPASVRAAEGVVMELDDGAFPLLAGTEIHDDPTKAFDGVDVALLIGAKPRSKGMERADLLSANAQIFANAGKALNDGAGSQVRILVVGNPANTNTLVAAAHAPDIPADRFTALTRLDHNRAVAALARHAQVPVTEITRMSIWGNHSPTQYPDIFHATVAGRSGADYAADTHWLSDDFIPTVARRGTAIIEARGASSAASAANGAIDHIDDWVHGTPEDDWTSVALPSPGIYGVDEGLVCSFPCRSVDGRWAIVEGLDINSFSRARIDASVAELRSERDAVAALGLLPS
- a CDS encoding nucleotidyltransferase family protein yields the protein MPKVLAEQGDWLRRAVTALADGGCDDVLVVLGAAVVEVPPPARAVLAEDWADGMSASVRAGLTAADGEYAVLHVVDTPDVGAEVVARLLAAAHGAESGVARAFFAGRPGHPVVIAAAHWPAVLASLRGDHGARDFLAARSDVVAVECSDLADGRDIDTPE
- the lat gene encoding L-lysine 6-transaminase, giving the protein MRIDASAVPTVVGRRMLADGMDMVLDLERSSGSYLVDERTGRRHLDMFTFFASSALGMNHPALADDPGFRAELAAVAINKPSNSDIYTVPMARFVDTFARVLGDPALPHLFFIDGGALAVENALKAAFDWKSRFNEARGIDPALGTKVLHLRGAFHGRSGYTMSLTNTDPAKVARFPKFDWPRIDAPYLRPDTDVAAAEAEAVRQARAAFEAHPHDIACFIAEPIQGEGGDRHFRPQFFAAMRALCDEFDALLVFDEVQTGCGITGTAWAYQQLGVQPDLVAFGKKTQVCGVMAGGRIDAVADNVFRVSSRINSTWGGNLVDMVRSRRILETIEAESLFDNAARMGAHLLGRLQELSREFPDTVLDPRGRGLMCAFSLPSPEDRDELLRRLWDRGVVMLGSGVDSVRFRPALTVGRQELDTAVEAVRAAL